One genomic window of Arthrobacter sp. KBS0703 includes the following:
- a CDS encoding heavy-metal-associated domain-containing protein — protein sequence MSTISTTVHVSGMTCGHCVSAVSEELESLAGVEEIAVDLNAGGVSTVTITSTQELSPSEIGEAVAEAGYLVVANEA from the coding sequence ATGAGCACCATTTCCACCACCGTCCACGTCTCCGGAATGACCTGCGGGCACTGCGTGTCGGCCGTCAGTGAAGAGCTCGAATCGCTGGCCGGCGTAGAGGAGATCGCGGTCGATCTCAATGCCGGCGGGGTCTCCACGGTCACCATCACGTCCACCCAGGAGCTCTCGCCGTCCGAGATCGGCGAGGCAGTGGCCGAAGCAGGCTACCTTGTGGTGGCCAACGAAGCGTGA